One Desulfurellaceae bacterium DNA window includes the following coding sequences:
- a CDS encoding GIY-YIG nuclease family protein has product MHERLGFSVRIFVPFGEPEGPRVVEKSGWTGQGLVFPRSRFADIRRREELRRTGVYVLWGPDNSEHLPSVCVGEGDVVLRQLDDHAKTTDFWTHGAAFTSKDLSLNKTHIQYLEARLVELAAEAKRCELDNTNLPQRPTLSDADRADAELYLVDMLRCLPVVGVCFFEKPQEPTGTSPDLFLNVKGGRARAYEGASDFIVRAGSHATKEEVAALRPSLSELRKTLLAQNILKETSTAYQLCQDYGFSSPSTAAAVFLGRPANGRLEWKDAEGRSLKEIQEAVVEEG; this is encoded by the coding sequence ATGCATGAGCGACTAGGATTTTCGGTAAGAATCTTCGTTCCCTTTGGCGAGCCGGAAGGCCCGCGTGTGGTCGAGAAATCGGGCTGGACCGGACAGGGCCTCGTCTTTCCCCGTTCGCGCTTCGCGGACATTCGCCGTCGGGAAGAACTCCGGCGCACCGGCGTGTATGTGCTCTGGGGTCCCGACAACTCGGAACACCTGCCGAGCGTCTGCGTGGGTGAGGGCGATGTTGTGCTGCGCCAGCTGGACGACCACGCGAAAACCACGGACTTCTGGACCCACGGAGCGGCCTTCACCAGTAAGGATCTGAGCCTGAACAAGACGCACATCCAGTATCTCGAAGCGCGCCTGGTGGAACTCGCGGCCGAGGCCAAACGCTGCGAGCTGGACAATACCAATCTCCCCCAGAGGCCGACGCTCTCGGATGCGGATAGGGCCGACGCGGAGTTGTACCTCGTCGACATGTTGCGGTGTCTCCCGGTTGTCGGCGTGTGTTTTTTTGAAAAACCGCAGGAGCCGACGGGCACGAGTCCCGATCTTTTCCTGAACGTCAAAGGGGGCCGGGCTCGTGCGTATGAAGGAGCCAGTGATTTTATTGTCCGCGCCGGTTCCCACGCGACCAAGGAAGAGGTTGCTGCGCTCCGCCCGTCTCTCTCTGAGCTACGGAAGACCCTGTTGGCCCAGAATATTCTGAAGGAGACGAGCACCGCCTACCAGCTCTGTCAAGACTACGGTTTCTCCTCGCCCTCCACCGCCGCCGCCGTCTTCTTGGGAAGACCCGCCAATGGGCGCCTCGAGTGGAAGGATGCCGAGGGGCGGTCATTGAAGGAAATCCAGGAAGCGGTGGTCGAAGAGGGGTGA